The genomic DNA ATTCTTATATTCTTTTGGTGTTAAGGACATTTACTTTTTAAATTCCTCAAGGAGGGATTTTAACGTTTTTATTATAACGAACCAAGCTTCGTTGTAGAAAGCGCTGCTGCCTCATTAGCAATTTGAGTATATCTTTCTAATTGGTCTCTTGTTTTCGGCAAGCCATGAGTATGAAATTCAACTAAGAGGGCTGCCAAGAACGCATCACCAGCTCCTGTTGTGTCCACCACCTTCACATCCATCGCAGGAACACTTACCACAATTTTTTCATGTAAAGCAACTGCTCCTTCTTTTCCTCTCGTGATAAATACAAAAGGAATATTCATGGTTGATATGCTTTCTAGTCCTTGCTCCAATGTGTCCGATCTGGTTAAGAACAATAATTCATCCTCTGCCATCTTTACGATATCTGTCCTTTTCATGTAAGAAAGAATGGTTTTTCTGCATTGCTCTTCACTTTCCCAACGTTTCAATCGGATGTTGGTGTCAAAAGCTACTTGCATATTCATCTCCCAAGCAAAAGCAAGAGCTTGATCCGTCGTTTTTCTTGCTACCGGGTGAAAAAGAGTGCCCGAGCCAAAGTAGAAAACTTTACTTTGGATAAACGGCTGTTTATTAAGTTCTACTGCTGTGAGCCAGTCATCAGGTGTTTCATTCACATAGGAATGAAAATAACGGTCGCCTTGTTCATTTTCATGAATAAATACAGAACACATCTTTTTTGTCTTGCTAAAGGTACTATACGATATATCTACATTCTCTCTTCTTAATTCTTCTGCCACAAACTGGCTCAATTCATCCTCACCTAGTTTACACAAATAAACGGAAGGGATCTCTTGCCTCTTTACTGCAACTGCTACATTAACCGTAGCCCCACCTAAAAAGCGCTGATAATTTGTATTTGTAAGACCAGTAGCAACAAAATCTACAATTGCTTCTCCCAATGAAATAATTCCTTGTTTGTTCAAATAGATGCCTCCTCTACAAGACTCTTTTAGGCATCATATCACAAACAGGATAATAGGAAATAGCCTAGTTAGCATTCATTAACTAGGCTTAAAGTAAAAATATATCCTTTTATCTTGTAGTCGTTTATACCTTAAACTTCCCCACTACTTCTTCTAGATCACTAGACATTTTTGATAAGTTCTCCGCAGAAGCGGCAATTTCCTCCATTGATGCTAACTGTTGTTCAGATGCCGCGGCGACCATCTGTGAACTGTTTGAAGCCTCTTTGGAAATGTTTGAGAGTTCATCAATTATATTCGTTACTTGTTCAGCTCCAGCAGTCATTTGTTGAGAAGAAGCTGCTACTTCTTGAATTTGGTTAGCTACCTCTCTAATAGAATGTAAGATTGCATGAAAGGCAAGACTCGCCTC from Robertmurraya sp. FSL R5-0851 includes the following:
- a CDS encoding carbohydrate kinase family protein, whose product is MNKQGIISLGEAIVDFVATGLTNTNYQRFLGGATVNVAVAVKRQEIPSVYLCKLGEDELSQFVAEELRRENVDISYSTFSKTKKMCSVFIHENEQGDRYFHSYVNETPDDWLTAVELNKQPFIQSKVFYFGSGTLFHPVARKTTDQALAFAWEMNMQVAFDTNIRLKRWESEEQCRKTILSYMKRTDIVKMAEDELLFLTRSDTLEQGLESISTMNIPFVFITRGKEGAVALHEKIVVSVPAMDVKVVDTTGAGDAFLAALLVEFHTHGLPKTRDQLERYTQIANEAAALSTTKLGSL